A part of Nitrospirota bacterium genomic DNA contains:
- a CDS encoding chemotaxis response regulator protein-glutamate methylesterase, with product MTGTGQKPIRVLIIDDSAFNRQTIKRMLEKSPAIEVAGVAVDGYDGMKKVMKLKPDVITLDLEMPRVDGFTLLRWLMEENPMPVIIVSSHGEKSTVFKALELGAVDFIVKPTKSASKELEAIEGDLLRKVLSITSLNMDKLRKNISWVGYKDAVMPKSYERFEDKDIKIVTMGASTGGPAALQVVLSMLPGNFPSPILISQHMPYGFTRQFASRMNKVSALTVKEAEHGEAVEAGKALICPGGHHIMLNRTKGETVVTIKDSTEDDIYIPSIDLMMKSAAEIFGPKTIGVVLTGMGSDGKAGMKEIKRRGGFTIAESEESAVIFGMPHEVISAGAADMIASLQQIPAEILKRFKGQE from the coding sequence ATGACCGGAACAGGACAAAAACCAATCAGAGTTTTGATTATTGACGACTCGGCGTTTAACCGGCAGACAATAAAGAGGATGCTTGAGAAGTCGCCGGCCATAGAAGTAGCGGGCGTTGCGGTTGACGGTTATGACGGGATGAAAAAAGTCATGAAATTAAAACCTGATGTCATCACGCTTGATCTTGAAATGCCGAGGGTTGATGGTTTTACGCTCCTCAGATGGCTGATGGAAGAAAATCCCATGCCTGTCATCATTGTCAGTTCCCACGGAGAAAAATCTACTGTCTTTAAAGCATTGGAATTAGGCGCAGTGGATTTTATCGTTAAGCCGACCAAAAGCGCTTCAAAAGAGCTTGAAGCAATAGAGGGAGACCTGTTAAGAAAGGTCCTGAGCATTACCTCTTTGAATATGGATAAACTCAGGAAAAATATCTCATGGGTCGGGTATAAAGATGCGGTTATGCCGAAAAGTTACGAGAGGTTTGAAGACAAAGATATAAAGATAGTTACTATGGGCGCTTCAACTGGAGGTCCGGCCGCGCTTCAGGTAGTGCTCTCCATGCTTCCGGGGAATTTTCCATCGCCCATACTCATCAGCCAGCATATGCCGTATGGGTTTACGAGGCAATTTGCCAGCAGGATGAATAAGGTAAGCGCCCTTACTGTTAAAGAGGCGGAGCACGGCGAGGCTGTTGAAGCCGGCAAGGCGCTCATCTGTCCGGGCGGTCATCATATAATGCTTAACAGGACAAAAGGTGAAACTGTTGTGACCATTAAGGATTCCACTGAGGATGATATATATATCCCGTCAATTGATCTGATGATGAAGAGCGCGGCAGAAATTTTTGGGCCAAAGACAATCGGCGTAGTCCTTACAGGAATGGGCAGCGACGGGAAGGCCGGGATGAAAGAAATCAAAAGAAGGGGAGGCTTTACAATAGCCGAGTCAGAGGAAAGCGCCGTCATATTCGGGATGCCCCATGAGGTTATATCGGCCGGAGCCGCTGATATGATTGCGTCGCTTCAGCAAATACCCGCGGAAATTTTAAAGAGATTCAAAGGACAGGAATAG
- a CDS encoding TlpA family protein disulfide reductase — protein MKKLWMLILTLAFAMSSISFAHAEQITPYAIDKLSGKKAPDFTLKDLAGKDVPLSSFKGKPVLLNFWATWCPYCREERPALIALNKEYKGKGLIIAAVATDKSANRVKDYLKKTPMDFVILMDDGKTAESYGVYALPTSFFIGRDGTIRQKFMGGRDWLNKDSRKMIDNLLK, from the coding sequence ATGAAAAAACTCTGGATGTTGATTCTAACACTTGCATTTGCCATGTCATCAATCAGTTTTGCGCATGCAGAACAAATTACGCCTTATGCGATAGACAAGCTTTCAGGCAAAAAAGCCCCTGACTTTACGCTCAAAGACCTGGCGGGAAAAGATGTGCCGCTTTCTTCTTTTAAGGGCAAGCCCGTACTGCTTAATTTCTGGGCGACGTGGTGTCCGTACTGCAGGGAGGAAAGGCCTGCCCTAATCGCGCTTAATAAAGAATATAAAGGCAAAGGGCTTATCATTGCGGCTGTCGCTACGGACAAATCTGCAAATAGGGTGAAAGATTACCTTAAAAAAACACCTATGGATTTTGTAATCCTGATGGATGACGGGAAGACAGCGGAGAGTTACGGCGTTTACGCGCTGCCGACATCTTTTTTTATCGGCCGCGACGGGACCATCAGACAAAAATTTATGGGAGGGAGAGACTGGCTGAATAAGGATTCAAGAAAAATGATTGATAACTTATTGAAATAA
- the gcvH gene encoding glycine cleavage system protein GcvH: MCPDDLKYHREHMWVRVSGKKAVIGITHYGQMSLGNVLYIDLPDVETDVEANAEFAEIESARTSMVVTSPVSGTVIEVNEELAETPEMINDDPYGEGWIAVIKLKNSAELNRLMEAFEYERYLEKEVKLI; this comes from the coding sequence ATGTGTCCGGATGATCTTAAGTATCATAGGGAACATATGTGGGTCAGGGTTAGCGGGAAAAAGGCTGTAATTGGAATAACACATTATGGCCAGATGTCACTTGGAAATGTTTTATATATTGATTTGCCTGATGTTGAAACAGATGTTGAGGCAAATGCTGAGTTTGCCGAAATTGAATCAGCAAGGACTTCCATGGTTGTCACAAGCCCTGTAAGCGGAACAGTGATAGAGGTTAATGAAGAATTGGCCGAGACGCCTGAGATGATAAATGATGACCCGTACGGCGAGGGGTGGATTGCGGTGATTAAGCTTAAAAACAGCGCAGAGCTTAATAGGTTAATGGAAGCCTTTGAATATGAACGGTATTTGGAAAAAGAGGTAAAACTAATCTGA
- a CDS encoding protein-glutamate O-methyltransferase CheR — MLQFEEEIIPLHLDVFRLISDFIREYCGIFFNEKSLFLVERRLNRRLKVLRLEDFREYYRFLMYDQKRDDEIQNIMDILTVNETYFFRGESQLKAFIDEIIPELKEKNKDKKKISIWSAGCATGEEPYTFAMLLLEKGGFDGWDIRIVGSDISQRALQVARRGIYKKNSFRSTEYYFIKKYFHNEADDTYSISDSVRKLVVFNYVNLFDPFKVRLVGKMDLIFCRNVLIYFDDAARKKVIENFYNSLVYGGYMVLGHTESLIKLSTAFSLKHFSNDMVYQKPERQGL, encoded by the coding sequence ATCTTGCAATTTGAAGAAGAAATTATACCTCTGCATCTGGATGTCTTCCGCCTGATAAGTGATTTTATCAGGGAATACTGCGGTATTTTTTTTAATGAAAAATCGCTCTTTCTGGTAGAGCGGAGGCTGAACAGGCGTTTAAAGGTCCTTCGTCTGGAAGACTTCAGGGAATATTACCGTTTCCTTATGTATGACCAGAAACGGGACGATGAGATTCAAAACATTATGGACATTTTAACGGTAAACGAGACTTATTTTTTCAGGGGAGAGTCCCAGTTAAAGGCGTTCATAGATGAAATAATCCCTGAACTTAAGGAGAAAAATAAGGACAAAAAAAAGATAAGTATATGGTCTGCCGGCTGCGCTACCGGAGAGGAGCCTTATACTTTTGCCATGCTGCTGCTTGAGAAAGGAGGCTTTGACGGGTGGGATATCAGGATAGTGGGCAGTGATATAAGCCAGAGGGCGCTTCAGGTTGCGCGGCGCGGAATTTACAAAAAGAATTCATTCAGGAGCACGGAATATTATTTTATAAAAAAATATTTTCATAACGAAGCTGATGATACTTACAGCATATCCGACAGCGTCAGAAAACTCGTTGTCTTTAACTATGTGAACCTGTTTGACCCTTTCAAGGTGCGTCTGGTCGGGAAAATGGATTTAATTTTTTGCCGTAATGTTTTAATATATTTTGATGACGCGGCAAGAAAGAAGGTTATAGAAAATTTCTATAACAGCCTTGTATACGGAGGTTATATGGTGCTGGGACATACAGAGTCGCTTATAAAGCTTTCTACAGCTTTTTCTTTAAAGCATTTTAGTAACGATATGGTGTATCAAAAACCTGAGAGGCAGGGATTATAA
- a CDS encoding HEAT repeat domain-containing protein, producing MADEKKAAAVFQSKFNSLMKSDDVEVRLDAVRQLIKLKNRTLAIALLIKSLEDDNWRIRKTAVELLLAIKSNAVIKGLISTLKRENNANARNSALEALISLGHTVTGHLKKAYNTPNPDVRKFVIDIVGRTKDPKALPVLLKAIEDKDDNVRSSAIEYLCDFRDKSAVTSLIPIMKGVNTWLAYHAVDGLGKIGDARAVDALVSALHRKDLRKPVIKALGQIADPESLTKIAPFLKDGLKTVQEETIIAIKQFYERGISEDIIIKTINKIHGSEAVSLLAHHAKSEKTDVMIASTVLLGLLRDKSVLPALLEMAIEEEPSEIIIKTLVSISKASPDFLIPFFNSKDLYQRRVICGIAAKAASAAFQDHLISLLKDEDGHVRSSAAIALSTLDNPETVKHIKPLMFDRYEDVQEAALKALLRLEKWLDTDEITASLSDKNPVVRKSSAVLLGLIGAKKAIETLGAALRDSDVRVRTAVVDALSRIDTPESIKYLMPALSDESPEVRKSAAMAISMIDSEEVVEPLIFLLNDTNVFVRVAAAKGLGSTRNKKAVEPLINLLSDTSGFVKAAAIKELGNFKEKKVKEVLRRLLKDKDAEIRATAIESLSIFDGIFRDLIPLLKDNAWSVRKKAVDVLGKFFKSESEKYLKDTAELDEDYQVRETAERYLAI from the coding sequence TTGGCTGATGAAAAAAAGGCGGCGGCCGTATTCCAGAGTAAATTTAATTCCCTGATGAAGAGCGATGACGTTGAAGTCAGGCTTGACGCCGTCAGGCAATTGATTAAGCTTAAAAACAGGACCTTGGCAATCGCCCTTCTTATAAAAAGCCTTGAAGACGACAACTGGCGAATAAGAAAAACTGCTGTTGAGCTGCTGCTTGCGATCAAAAGCAATGCGGTAATAAAAGGACTCATATCCACGCTTAAGCGTGAAAACAATGCCAATGCAAGAAATTCTGCGCTTGAAGCGCTGATTTCATTAGGGCACACTGTCACCGGTCATCTAAAAAAGGCCTATAACACCCCCAACCCCGATGTCAGAAAATTTGTTATTGATATTGTCGGACGCACAAAAGACCCAAAGGCGCTTCCGGTTTTATTAAAGGCGATTGAAGATAAAGATGATAACGTCCGTTCATCAGCCATAGAGTATCTCTGTGATTTTCGCGATAAATCCGCCGTAACCAGCCTTATTCCCATCATGAAGGGCGTCAATACATGGCTCGCATATCATGCCGTTGACGGACTGGGCAAGATCGGCGATGCAAGGGCGGTTGATGCGCTTGTTTCGGCCTTGCACAGAAAAGACCTGAGAAAACCTGTCATCAAGGCCTTGGGGCAGATTGCCGACCCTGAATCGCTGACAAAGATAGCCCCGTTTTTAAAAGATGGGTTAAAAACTGTTCAGGAAGAGACTATCATAGCAATCAAACAATTTTATGAAAGAGGAATTTCCGAAGACATCATAATTAAGACTATTAACAAAATACATGGAAGCGAAGCCGTTAGTTTACTGGCGCATCATGCCAAAAGCGAAAAGACCGATGTAATGATTGCCTCAACCGTACTGCTTGGACTTCTCAGGGATAAATCGGTCCTTCCGGCGCTTCTTGAAATGGCTATTGAAGAGGAACCAAGTGAAATAATCATAAAGACGCTTGTGTCCATAAGCAAGGCTTCACCGGACTTTCTTATCCCTTTTTTCAATTCAAAAGACCTGTACCAGCGAAGGGTCATATGCGGCATAGCGGCGAAGGCTGCTTCCGCGGCGTTTCAGGACCACCTCATCAGCCTGCTTAAAGATGAAGACGGGCATGTAAGGAGTAGTGCGGCTATTGCGCTTTCAACGCTGGATAATCCGGAGACGGTTAAGCACATAAAACCGCTGATGTTTGACCGCTATGAAGATGTGCAGGAGGCAGCGCTTAAAGCCCTTTTAAGATTAGAGAAGTGGCTGGACACAGATGAAATAACAGCATCTCTTTCCGATAAAAACCCTGTGGTAAGAAAAAGTTCTGCAGTGCTTCTCGGCCTCATCGGCGCTAAAAAGGCAATAGAGACGCTCGGCGCCGCGCTTAGAGACAGTGATGTCAGGGTCCGGACGGCGGTTGTTGATGCGCTCAGCCGGATAGATACACCGGAGTCAATAAAGTATCTGATGCCGGCCTTGTCGGATGAATCTCCGGAGGTCCGCAAGTCTGCCGCCATGGCTATCAGCATGATTGATTCCGAAGAAGTTGTAGAGCCTCTTATATTTCTTCTTAATGATACGAATGTATTTGTCAGGGTCGCTGCAGCCAAGGGACTGGGCAGTACCAGAAACAAGAAAGCCGTAGAGCCGCTGATAAATCTCCTGTCGGACACATCAGGGTTTGTGAAGGCCGCTGCAATTAAGGAACTGGGTAATTTTAAGGAGAAAAAGGTTAAGGAGGTACTGCGCAGACTTTTAAAAGACAAGGACGCCGAGATAAGGGCCACGGCTATTGAGTCATTGTCCATATTTGACGGAATTTTCCGCGACCTCATCCCGCTTTTAAAGGATAACGCATGGTCGGTGAGAAAGAAGGCCGTTGACGTCCTCGGCAAATTTTTTAAATCCGAGAGCGAAAAATATTTAAAAGATACCGCTGAACTTGACGAAGATTATCAGGTAAGGGAAACTGCGGAGAGATATCTTGCAATTTGA
- a CDS encoding chemotaxis protein CheW, producing MSKYAIFAIAGEEFGVDLDKVFEIARPLKTTPLPNTPSFITGVINLRGAVIPLLDMRKRLNVEPSPQEERILIVMIRGEKIGLLVDAVRQILHIDKKEISSPPAIFKGLKPEYLSGIGKSGDRLIIILNIDNLLTPEEIMLLGSLSGNPVKDKKGGN from the coding sequence TTGAGTAAGTACGCTATTTTTGCCATAGCGGGAGAAGAATTCGGCGTTGATCTTGACAAGGTATTTGAGATTGCAAGGCCGCTGAAGACAACCCCGCTTCCCAATACCCCGAGTTTTATCACCGGCGTTATCAACCTGAGAGGCGCTGTAATCCCCTTGCTGGATATGAGAAAACGCCTTAATGTTGAACCCTCGCCTCAGGAGGAAAGGATCTTAATCGTAATGATACGCGGGGAAAAAATCGGACTGCTGGTTGATGCAGTCAGGCAGATTCTCCATATTGACAAAAAAGAGATATCATCCCCGCCGGCTATTTTTAAAGGGCTGAAACCTGAATATCTCAGCGGCATCGGGAAGTCAGGCGACAGACTGATAATTATTTTGAATATTGACAATCTGCTTACTCCCGAAGAAATAATGCTTTTAGGCAGTTTGTCAGGGAATCCTGTTAAAGACAAAAAAGGGGGCAATTAA
- the kdsA gene encoding 3-deoxy-8-phosphooctulonate synthase, whose product MNPKKVKIGNVVIGGGKSLAFIAGPCVIESEKVTLKIAEKLKKLSDNLNLSVVFKSSYDKANRTSIKSYRGPGLKKGLRILEKVRKITGLPVISDVHSAGEISYAGEVLDAVQIPAFLCRQTDLILAAAKTGKPVNIKKGQFLAPWDVKNIIHKIQSAGSDKILITERGVSFGYNNLVVDMRAIPVMRGFGFPVVYDATHSVQLPGGLGASSGGQREFIAPLARAAVSAGCDAVFMEVHECPDKALCDGPNMLNVNELSPLIRELMEINCIVRK is encoded by the coding sequence ATGAATCCGAAGAAAGTAAAAATAGGGAATGTTGTTATCGGCGGCGGTAAATCACTTGCCTTTATTGCCGGCCCCTGCGTTATTGAGTCTGAAAAAGTAACATTAAAGATCGCTGAGAAACTTAAAAAATTATCAGATAATCTGAACCTGTCTGTTGTCTTTAAAAGTTCCTATGACAAGGCCAACAGGACCTCTATTAAATCTTACAGGGGACCCGGACTTAAAAAAGGGCTGAGGATTCTTGAGAAGGTAAGGAAAATAACGGGCCTGCCCGTTATTTCAGATGTTCACTCCGCAGGCGAAATATCTTATGCAGGAGAGGTTCTTGACGCCGTTCAGATACCTGCTTTTTTGTGCAGGCAGACGGATTTAATCCTTGCCGCAGCAAAAACAGGCAAGCCCGTAAACATTAAAAAGGGGCAGTTTCTTGCGCCGTGGGATGTTAAAAATATCATTCATAAAATACAGTCGGCAGGCAGTGATAAAATTCTTATTACTGAAAGAGGCGTGTCATTCGGGTATAACAATCTTGTGGTGGATATGCGCGCCATACCTGTTATGCGGGGTTTTGGTTTTCCGGTTGTTTATGATGCCACTCACAGCGTTCAGCTTCCAGGGGGACTGGGAGCCAGTTCGGGCGGGCAGAGAGAGTTTATTGCGCCTCTTGCAAGGGCGGCAGTTTCCGCCGGCTGTGATGCAGTATTCATGGAGGTACATGAATGTCCGGATAAAGCCCTTTGCGACGGTCCGAATATGTTAAATGTTAATGAGCTTTCTCCGTTAATCAGGGAGCTGATGGAAATAAATTGTATTGTAAGAAAATAA
- the rlmN gene encoding 23S rRNA (adenine(2503)-C(2))-methyltransferase RlmN, with amino-acid sequence MKINLKQLQEKEMHAFIERLGQSPFRARQVINWIYKKSAASFDEMTDLPVTLREELKKTAYISNVNLLKKQVSKDGTQKFLFELEDGKTIESVLIPDKNRHTLCISSQVGCAMECKFCMTGRLGLKRNLMAYEMVDQVIAVSRIIAGGTLKTTRITNIVFMGMGEPLNNFDEVIDALRRLTGIMDFSGQKITISTAGIVPKISALAQKGPGVNLAVSLNASTDEIRSKIMPVNKRYPIKELITACKRFPLAPRKRITFEYVLLKGINDSKEDAVRLIKLLRGIKSKVNLIPYNSAPSIMPLQDKKPVEGQVLFFQKILTDAGITAIIRKSKGQDILAACGQLQGSNI; translated from the coding sequence ATGAAAATTAATCTAAAACAACTGCAGGAAAAAGAAATGCATGCATTTATTGAACGCCTCGGGCAAAGTCCTTTCAGGGCAAGACAGGTTATCAACTGGATATATAAAAAGTCTGCGGCATCTTTTGACGAAATGACCGACCTGCCTGTGACTCTGCGTGAGGAGCTGAAAAAAACAGCATATATCAGCAATGTTAATCTGCTGAAAAAACAGGTCTCCAAAGACGGCACGCAAAAGTTTCTCTTTGAGCTGGAAGACGGTAAAACAATTGAAAGCGTTCTTATTCCGGATAAAAACCGGCATACATTATGCATTTCATCTCAGGTGGGCTGTGCAATGGAATGCAAATTTTGCATGACAGGCAGGCTGGGGCTTAAAAGGAACCTCATGGCTTATGAAATGGTTGATCAGGTAATAGCTGTAAGCAGAATCATAGCTGGGGGGACTTTGAAAACTACAAGAATCACCAACATAGTTTTTATGGGTATGGGCGAGCCTTTAAATAATTTTGATGAAGTTATAGACGCTCTCCGGAGGCTGACCGGCATCATGGATTTCTCCGGACAAAAGATTACCATTTCAACGGCAGGCATAGTTCCAAAGATCTCCGCCCTGGCCCAAAAAGGTCCAGGCGTAAATCTCGCTGTCTCCTTAAACGCCTCAACCGATGAGATAAGGAGCAAAATCATGCCTGTCAATAAGCGCTATCCGATTAAAGAGCTTATAACCGCCTGCAAACGTTTTCCGCTGGCTCCGAGGAAGCGGATAACATTTGAATATGTCCTCTTAAAAGGCATAAATGATTCAAAGGAAGACGCTGTAAGGCTTATAAAACTGCTTAGGGGAATAAAATCAAAGGTGAATTTAATACCGTACAATTCGGCGCCTTCCATCATGCCGCTTCAGGACAAAAAACCTGTTGAGGGGCAGGTTTTGTTCTTTCAGAAAATATTAACTGATGCAGGGATAACAGCGATAATCAGAAAAAGCAAAGGACAGGATATCCTTGCCGCCTGCGGTCAGTTGCAGGGATCTAACATCTGA
- a CDS encoding response regulator — protein MVKIINNIMVVDDSPTTRQLISFVLKRLTDSNVIEATDGLDALKKLSTDTFDLILVDINMPLMDGLKLVSILRGDQKYKNTPIIIITTEGAEEDRKRAMAIGANAYITKPIQTQELIKTINNLLQ, from the coding sequence ATGGTAAAGATAATAAATAACATCATGGTTGTTGATGATTCGCCTACAACGAGGCAGTTAATTTCGTTTGTCCTGAAAAGGCTGACAGACTCTAATGTCATAGAGGCAACAGATGGTCTGGACGCCCTAAAGAAACTGTCAACCGACACGTTTGATTTAATCCTTGTGGATATTAATATGCCTTTGATGGATGGGCTGAAGCTGGTGAGTATTCTCAGGGGCGACCAGAAGTACAAGAATACGCCTATTATTATCATTACAACCGAAGGCGCTGAAGAAGACAGAAAAAGGGCCATGGCTATCGGAGCCAATGCCTATATCACAAAACCCATCCAGACGCAGGAACTTATAAAGACGATTAATAACCTCCTGCAGTGA